In Terriglobus aquaticus, the genomic window TTGTACTTGCCGGTCAGAAATCCAGCAGCCAGCGAGAAGTAGGGAACCACGCCCAGCGAGTACTCCGCCACCACCGGCGCCAGGTCCGTCTCATACTGCTCGCGCGTGTACAGGTTGTAGTTAGGCTGCAAGGTCTGGTAGCTCTCCCACCCCGCGTTGCGCGCCACTTCAATGGCCGCACGCAGGCGCCGGCCGTCGTAGTTGCTCGCGCCTACCATGCGCACCTTGCCTTCGTGCACCAGCGCATCCAGCGTGCGCACGGTCTCTTCCAGCGGTGTGTCCTTGTCGTCCTGGTGGGTCTGGTACAGGTCAATGTGGTCGGTCTGCAGCCGGCGCAGCGAAGCCTCGACCGCCTCGCGAATGTACTTCGCGCTCAGCCCTTTCTTGCCCTCGCCCATCTCCATGCCGACCTTGGTCGCCAGCACTACCTGGTCGCGCTTGCCGCTCTGCTTGAACCACTTGCCCAGGATGGTCTCGCTCTCGCCGCCCTGGTTGCCCGGCGCCCACCGCGAATACACATCCGCCGTGTCGATGAAGTTGAACCCGCGCTCCACAAAGCGATCCAAAATGCGGAAGCTCTGCTGCTCGTCGATCGTCCAACCAAACACATTGCCGCCCAGCATAATGGGCGACACCGGAACCTGAAGCTTGCCAAGAGAACGCATCTGCATACAAGCTCAGATGCCGCACTCACAACGAGAGTGTCATCCTGAGCGCAGCGAAGGACCTGCTTTCGCCCCTGCCACATTCCGACACACCAGGCATTGCAGAAGGGAACGCCGCTAGTTCATCCAGCGCTTGTCCTTCGGATCCCGCCGCCGCTCATCTTCCGGTGAAACGTAGCGGCCCTCGTTGTCGAAATGCACTTCGCGGTTCTGCTTCCGCATGTATACCTGGAAGCTCTTCGCCGCGCGCTTGCGCTTCCACCGGTAGTAGTCATTGCGCCATCCGTACCACCGCTCACTCAGCGACTTCCCCACACTCCGGTTGCCGTAGCCCACCTTCGCATACCGCACGTAGAGGAACGCAAACAGGCCGCAGCACAGCTCCAGCGTCGCGCTGAACACCTCGCGCGACCACACCAGCAGTCCAAGCCGCCACACCACCATGATCGCGACCATGTACTTCGCCTTCATCCGGATCACAAAGAACAGCAGGAACTCCACGTCGCCGTACAGCAGAGCAAACGCCACCAGCACCGCAAACAGCGGCCCAAACATCCCCAGGTACAGGCTGTTCGGTCCACCAAACAGCGTCATGCCCGCCGGCATCATTCGTCCCAGTGCGGCCAGCAGCACTGCTGCCGCTCCGCCTGCGACCGCAGAGCCCACGTACAGCCGCACCAGCCATTGCGCGCCCCGCGTCTCCTCCAGCGTCGTCGCCGTAAACCACAGGGTCAGCAGGGCAAACGCAGTATTCAGAAATCCAATGTTGATCACCGGATACGTGAACACCTGCCACACCCAGCCGTGCAGCGCTACAAAGGGCATCAGCCCCAGCGTGACCAGCAGCCGCGAGTACAACCCCGGCGCAAACCAGCTCAGCAGACCCAGCGCGAAAAAAATAACCAGGTTCAACAGCACCAGCTTGCGGGTCGCACCCGCAAACGGTGGCAGCGTCAGTGTCGTGCTTCCCGTGGAACGCATCCCCTTTATCCTATGCTCCGTCTGCTACGGTCAGAATGTGTCCGGAGTCCGGGCAAACAACCCCGCCACACCGTCTCGCGTCTGCTGTGAAAACAGGGGATGTGCTCTGAACCACTCCCGGTGCCCAACAGAAGGAAGGATCCAATGGCTGCTACCTGCCCCGAGTGCGACAACCCCCTCGACATCGACGTGGACGACGTGGAAGAAGGGGAAACCGTCACCTGTGACGAGTGCGGTACCGAGCTGGAGGTCATCTCCACCGAGCCGCTGCAACTCTCCGTGGTCGACGCCGAAGGCTACGACGACGAAGACGACGGGTACCGTCACACCGGCAGCGACGACGAGGACGACGAGTAGCGCCGCCACACGGGTCTTCACCGCGCGACCTTGCGCCGGCAACCGTGTTCTTACCTGGCAGAAGGAGCGTGGCGCTCGCCGCCACGTATACTGCAAGCCATGAGCCTCATTCGCCGTATTCGCATCGTTTCCGGTCGCCATCTGCGTTCCGCGATGCTCCTGCCTGGTCTCGTCGTTCTGGCCAGCACGGCCGTCTCGCTTACTCCGGTCGCGCATGCCCAGGCAGCGCAGCCTCGAACGGTCGACGGCAAGGTCGTCAGCGGCGGCCAGCCCGTCAAGGGCGCGGTCGTTCACCTGAAGGACACCCGCACCCTGGCGCAGAAGAGCTACATCACCGCCGAAGACGGCACCTACCGCTTCGCCCAGCTCTCCAGCACCTCCGACTACGAGGTCTGGGCCGAAAGCAACGGCAAGAAGAGCTCGACCAAGACGA contains:
- a CDS encoding aldo/keto reductase translates to MQMRSLGKLQVPVSPIMLGGNVFGWTIDEQQSFRILDRFVERGFNFIDTADVYSRWAPGNQGGESETILGKWFKQSGKRDQVVLATKVGMEMGEGKKGLSAKYIREAVEASLRRLQTDHIDLYQTHQDDKDTPLEETVRTLDALVHEGKVRMVGASNYDGRRLRAAIEVARNAGWESYQTLQPNYNLYTREQYETDLAPVVAEYSLGVVPYFSLAAGFLTGKYKSADDAKGVKREGTVSKYFDDRGMKILDALRKVSDEAGASMASVALAWLLSRPNVLAPIASATKEEHLEDLFRAAELELSAEQQDALSAASAYEKKAEEPAMAGALPGALPGEGDRSSR
- a CDS encoding rhomboid family intramembrane serine protease; this translates as MRSTGSTTLTLPPFAGATRKLVLLNLVIFFALGLLSWFAPGLYSRLLVTLGLMPFVALHGWVWQVFTYPVINIGFLNTAFALLTLWFTATTLEETRGAQWLVRLYVGSAVAGGAAAVLLAALGRMMPAGMTLFGGPNSLYLGMFGPLFAVLVAFALLYGDVEFLLFFVIRMKAKYMVAIMVVWRLGLLVWSREVFSATLELCCGLFAFLYVRYAKVGYGNRSVGKSLSERWYGWRNDYYRWKRKRAAKSFQVYMRKQNREVHFDNEGRYVSPEDERRRDPKDKRWMN
- a CDS encoding carboxypeptidase-like regulatory domain-containing protein, with product MSLIRRIRIVSGRHLRSAMLLPGLVVLASTAVSLTPVAHAQAAQPRTVDGKVVSGGQPVKGAVVHLKDTRTLAQKSYITAEDGTYRFAQLSSTSDYEVWAESNGKKSSTKTISSFDNKSSFNYTLKVD